A DNA window from Ignavibacteriales bacterium contains the following coding sequences:
- a CDS encoding APC family permease, producing MEEKEELSAGKRFRRFLIGSSRDPEDKTLFHKLSLIAFFAWVALGADGMSSSSYGPEEAFRALSGHHALSLFVALGTAITIFVISTSYNQIIQLFPSGGGGYLVASKLLSPKAGMVAGCALLIDYVLTITLSIASGADALFSFLPSNWYHLRLEFALVILLILIILNLRGVKESVIPLIPIFILFVLTHIILIGYAWGANLFNLPAIVSETRVDFNNSVSELGMFGVVFLILRAYSMGAGTFTGIEAVSNGLPILREPKVETAKRTMRYMTISLALLVLGLMFSYLLYGVQPQQGKTLNAILFESITATWGSSWGYYLVLIALLSEAALLTVAAQTGFIDGPRVLSNMALDRWMPTRFATLSDRLVTQNGIVIMGVGALILMVATRGSVQFLVVLYSINVFITFVLSQSGMVRHWWLERKQEKYWKRKLVINGVGLILTSFILVSVIILKFFEGGWITLLVTGGLVVIVLYVKRHYLTTQKLLKRLDTLVNVVETSDSVISPEDIKNPKPKISFNNKAKTAVILVNGFNGLGLHTLFSVIRYFGDAYKNYLFVEVGIFDAGNFKGATEIDRLQAAIKLDVDRYINYMKQNGYYAEGFTGVGIDVVEEISNLSKDILAKYPSAVFFGGQLVFGKESILSRWLHNYTVFSLQRKFYHEGVPVVILPIRVY from the coding sequence ATGGAAGAAAAAGAAGAACTAAGTGCCGGGAAGAGATTCAGAAGATTTTTAATTGGCTCTTCCCGCGATCCCGAGGATAAAACACTCTTTCACAAACTTTCCTTAATCGCTTTTTTCGCATGGGTTGCGCTTGGCGCCGACGGTATGTCGTCGTCAAGTTACGGTCCCGAGGAAGCATTTCGTGCGCTGTCCGGTCATCATGCATTAAGTTTGTTCGTGGCTTTAGGAACAGCGATTACAATTTTTGTCATTAGCACAAGTTATAATCAAATCATACAACTTTTTCCCTCTGGTGGAGGGGGGTATTTAGTTGCAAGCAAATTACTTTCGCCAAAAGCAGGAATGGTTGCGGGTTGTGCCCTGCTGATCGACTATGTTCTTACAATAACACTTTCTATAGCAAGCGGTGCAGATGCATTGTTCAGCTTTCTTCCATCGAACTGGTATCATCTCCGCCTCGAATTTGCTTTGGTTATTTTATTAATTCTAATTATTCTTAATTTACGTGGTGTTAAAGAATCTGTAATACCGCTGATACCTATTTTTATACTATTTGTTTTAACTCACATAATACTTATCGGTTATGCGTGGGGCGCGAATTTGTTCAATCTTCCCGCGATAGTTTCAGAGACAAGGGTTGACTTTAATAACTCAGTTTCAGAGCTTGGAATGTTCGGTGTTGTGTTTCTTATCTTGCGTGCTTACAGCATGGGTGCGGGTACATTCACCGGTATTGAAGCAGTAAGCAACGGTCTTCCGATATTGCGAGAACCCAAAGTCGAAACAGCTAAACGAACAATGCGTTATATGACAATATCGCTGGCGTTGCTTGTGCTGGGTTTGATGTTCTCTTATCTATTGTATGGAGTTCAACCTCAACAAGGAAAAACATTGAATGCAATATTGTTCGAAAGTATTACGGCAACTTGGGGAAGTAGTTGGGGATATTATTTGGTTCTGATTGCTCTTTTATCTGAAGCGGCACTGCTTACCGTTGCCGCGCAAACTGGATTTATAGATGGTCCCCGCGTTCTTTCAAATATGGCGCTTGACAGGTGGATGCCAACGAGGTTTGCAACGCTAAGCGATCGACTTGTAACTCAAAACGGTATAGTAATTATGGGTGTGGGGGCTCTTATTTTAATGGTCGCTACACGAGGATCGGTACAATTTCTTGTTGTTCTCTACAGTATCAATGTGTTTATTACTTTCGTTCTATCTCAATCGGGAATGGTGCGGCACTGGTGGCTCGAGCGAAAACAGGAAAAGTATTGGAAACGAAAATTAGTAATAAATGGAGTGGGATTGATACTTACTTCTTTTATACTTGTATCTGTTATAATATTGAAATTTTTTGAAGGCGGGTGGATAACCTTATTAGTAACCGGCGGGCTTGTTGTGATTGTGCTTTATGTAAAGCGGCACTATCTAACAACACAAAAACTACTTAAACGTTTAGACACTCTTGTTAACGTGGTTGAAACCTCCGACAGCGTAATATCTCCGGAGGATATTAAAAATCCGAAGCCTAAAATCTCATTCAACAATAAAGCTAAGACGGCAGTGATTCTTGTGAATGGTTTCAACGGACTCGGATTGCATACACTTTTCAGCGTGATAAGATATTTTGGTGATGCATACAAAAATTATCTTTTTGTTGAGGTTGGTATTTTTGACGCGGGTAATTTCAAAGGGGCAACAGAAATCGATCGATTGCAAGCGGCGATCAAACTGGACGTCGATCGATACATCAATTACATGAAACAAAATGGATATTACGCTGAGGGATTCACAGGTGTTGGCATTGATGTAGTGGAGGAGATTTCTAATTTATCGAAAGATATTTTGGCAAAATATCCGAGTGCGGTTTTCTTCGGGGGTCAACTTGTGTTCGGTAAGGAATCTATTTTATCTCGCTGGTTGCATAACTATACGGTCTTCTCGCTTCAGAGAAAATTTTATCATGAGGGAGTGCCGGTTGTAATTCTCCCGATCCGCGTGTACTAA
- a CDS encoding CotH kinase family protein: MRYIFLCLIGISVNLFAQVEQYSATMLNDDYRLLFTRDIFSDSLLPASFENQGNYWNDAQIRFKGHSTRYYPKKSYRIKFNKNNLFQNMQSINFNAMYTDKSYLREKLAWELYAELNQLAPHAEHARFSMNGNEGLYLFIEKVDKYFLQNRGRKIAPMYEANDTYISADLTIQPDNVLKMYYDKEIGNAADYSDLAQLISAINSASDATFRDTVYKYFDVSSILNWFTGNILTMMGDSYNKNYLLYRDTSKVTQQWTIIPWDYDLSFGRSGDLAIPYPGSLLNDGFAYTFEPLAGPSNVLKDRFITTPSLWEELRLHVDSSLNTIFTEEHLSPRIDSLATLVENYVSLDNQKWGTIQDFYDHVEALKYYVTARRNYLKKTFINPPSGEYNRVTVPISQIGIPYHFIAYDGRQIATLWFTEFQGLDSILVQAHPESVPPGIVNPSDEKFVKRWIEIIPYPSTAQFTAKLQWMYSDVSSLDREVGTGVQDERLLRCYSYDGRNWNSLSSKVNYFGNFVTVDSITQNECGAGKHFALMMPETYTQKWFRQPLNFWQKWYDIQFADSLIGFIVGEHGTILKTTDRGSTWVESNVGLALPLTSIGIASFDNIFVVAENGFMFRSNDTGKSWSRIILTQNKNIRGFLFESPQNGWVYGDSAQLMKTTDGGLNWLLLTLNSTKNIAGIARKGANLLIIYFEDGYFATSTDEGQTWIPDSNGTGKKITCVKSDGISHWILGENGTVICISMYGESFDRSVGTLATLRDMEFFNSGEMYVAGGGGKIFYTTNGGIDWYSQYTADSHDLYGMTFTNSTHGFAIGNGGTILTTSSEGTVTDVKNIASSAPSEIRLYQNYPNPFNPVTDIRYQISTVSHVMLKVYDVLGREVATLVNEIQDAGFKSVKWNAADFSSGIYFYSLTITGDNGSMFHDVKKLVLLK; this comes from the coding sequence ATGAGATACATATTTTTGTGTTTGATCGGAATATCTGTCAATCTGTTTGCTCAGGTTGAGCAATACAGTGCTACCATGCTTAATGACGATTATCGACTTTTATTCACCCGCGATATTTTCAGCGATTCCCTCCTACCGGCTTCATTTGAAAATCAGGGAAACTATTGGAACGATGCACAAATACGATTCAAGGGTCATTCAACCCGTTACTACCCTAAAAAATCATATCGAATAAAATTTAACAAGAATAATCTTTTTCAAAATATGCAGAGCATCAATTTCAATGCGATGTATACAGATAAATCATACCTAAGAGAAAAGCTTGCGTGGGAATTATACGCTGAATTGAATCAGCTTGCACCGCATGCGGAGCACGCACGTTTTTCGATGAATGGAAACGAAGGACTTTATCTTTTTATCGAGAAAGTTGATAAATATTTTTTGCAGAACCGCGGCAGAAAAATTGCCCCGATGTATGAAGCAAACGATACATATATAAGTGCCGATTTAACGATTCAACCGGATAATGTTTTAAAAATGTATTATGATAAAGAAATTGGCAATGCTGCCGATTATTCGGATCTTGCTCAATTAATATCGGCAATTAATTCTGCGTCCGATGCAACCTTCAGAGACACGGTTTATAAATATTTCGATGTCAGCAGTATTCTTAATTGGTTTACGGGCAACATACTTACGATGATGGGAGATAGTTATAATAAAAATTATCTGCTCTACCGTGATACATCTAAAGTAACTCAACAATGGACGATCATTCCGTGGGATTACGATTTATCTTTTGGCAGAAGCGGTGATCTTGCTATTCCATATCCGGGTTCACTGCTTAACGATGGATTCGCCTATACTTTTGAGCCGCTTGCCGGACCTTCAAACGTGCTCAAAGACAGATTTATTACAACACCGTCTTTATGGGAAGAATTACGTTTGCATGTAGATTCTTCACTCAATACAATTTTTACTGAAGAACATCTCTCTCCTCGTATCGACAGCTTAGCTACGCTTGTTGAAAATTATGTCTCACTTGATAATCAAAAATGGGGAACAATTCAGGATTTCTACGACCATGTAGAGGCATTGAAATATTACGTAACTGCCCGGCGAAATTATTTAAAGAAAACATTCATCAACCCACCGAGCGGAGAGTATAATAGAGTAACAGTTCCAATTTCTCAGATCGGGATACCTTATCATTTTATTGCCTACGATGGCAGACAGATTGCCACACTGTGGTTTACAGAATTTCAGGGATTGGATAGTATTCTTGTGCAGGCACACCCGGAATCAGTTCCGCCGGGAATTGTAAATCCCAGTGATGAAAAATTCGTTAAACGATGGATCGAGATTATTCCATACCCATCAACTGCGCAATTCACAGCAAAACTTCAATGGATGTACAGCGATGTTTCGTCACTCGATCGTGAAGTTGGTACTGGAGTTCAGGATGAACGACTTCTCCGTTGTTATTCTTATGATGGAAGGAACTGGAATAGTTTATCGTCGAAGGTAAATTATTTTGGTAACTTTGTAACGGTAGATTCAATCACTCAAAATGAATGCGGCGCTGGAAAACATTTCGCGTTGATGATGCCTGAAACATATACGCAAAAGTGGTTCCGTCAGCCGTTGAATTTTTGGCAGAAGTGGTATGATATTCAATTTGCCGATAGTTTAATCGGATTCATTGTCGGTGAGCATGGTACTATATTAAAAACAACTGATCGCGGATCAACATGGGTGGAAAGCAATGTCGGATTGGCATTACCTTTAACTTCTATTGGAATTGCCTCTTTCGATAATATTTTTGTCGTGGCAGAAAATGGTTTTATGTTTCGAAGCAACGATACAGGTAAAAGTTGGTCGAGAATTATACTGACACAAAATAAAAATATTAGAGGATTTCTCTTCGAATCACCACAAAACGGCTGGGTGTATGGTGATAGTGCACAGCTAATGAAAACAACCGATGGCGGCTTAAACTGGTTGTTGTTAACGCTAAACAGTACAAAGAATATTGCCGGAATCGCAAGAAAAGGAGCTAATCTTTTAATTATTTATTTTGAAGATGGGTACTTTGCTACTTCTACGGATGAAGGACAAACGTGGATTCCGGATTCAAACGGAACAGGAAAGAAAATTACTTGTGTTAAATCTGATGGAATTTCTCACTGGATATTAGGTGAGAATGGAACAGTTATTTGCATATCTATGTATGGAGAAAGTTTTGATCGCAGTGTGGGGACATTGGCGACATTACGCGACATGGAGTTTTTCAATAGTGGTGAAATGTACGTTGCCGGTGGTGGTGGCAAAATCTTCTACACAACAAATGGCGGAATCGATTGGTACTCTCAGTACACCGCCGATTCGCACGATCTCTACGGTATGACGTTCACAAACAGTACCCACGGTTTCGCAATCGGAAACGGCGGAACTATACTTACAACTTCATCCGAAGGAACGGTCACGGATGTAAAAAACATTGCATCAAGTGCTCCTTCCGAAATCCGTTTATATCAAAATTATCCAAACCCGTTCAATCCCGTTACCGATATCCGATATCAAATATCCACAGTTAGCCACGTAATGCTGAAGGTTTATGATGTTTTAGGTCGAGAAGTTGCTACGCTTGTCAATGAGATTCAGGATGCAGGGTTCAAGTCTGTAAAGTGGAATGCCGCTGATTTCTCAAGCGGAATTTATTTTTACTCTCTTACAATAACCGGAGACAATGGTTCGATGTTTCATGATGTGAAAAAATTGGTTCTCTTAAAATGA
- a CDS encoding ABC transporter permease, with product MTTQKLSTNIIILLKSQRLGIWLALVVEVLLLTILTSSIGSDGSFQSTFLNWSNISQVIRALSFIAIMAIGVAPVIISGGIDLSMGSILGFSGVVTAVLLNNGIDIFSASIAGLAVGLLSGFVNGILVTEAKLPPFIATLGMMSIARGLAFALTGGETIRNLPPEFIATGQGAILNIPIPILILIIFAIAIGYFLKSTKWGRYVYAIGGNEEASFFSGVNVGKMKIFVYTLCGLAAGIAGVLFTARFGVGQSTSGLGYELDVIAAAVIGGVSLSGGRGTIVGVIIGSLLMGILRNGLVLLNVSAYWQQVAIGLVILLAVILDRKTKR from the coding sequence ATTACAACTCAAAAGTTATCGACTAACATAATTATACTCTTGAAATCCCAACGTCTCGGCATCTGGCTCGCTCTGGTCGTGGAAGTGCTTCTTTTAACGATTCTCACCTCTTCTATCGGAAGCGATGGTTCATTCCAGTCGACTTTTCTAAACTGGTCTAATATTTCTCAGGTCATTCGCGCTTTGTCATTCATAGCGATAATGGCAATCGGTGTGGCTCCTGTGATTATCTCGGGTGGCATCGATTTATCGATGGGTTCTATTCTCGGTTTTTCAGGCGTTGTTACCGCAGTTCTTTTAAATAATGGAATTGATATTTTCTCAGCATCGATCGCGGGTCTTGCCGTCGGACTACTGAGCGGATTTGTTAATGGAATATTAGTCACTGAAGCAAAACTACCTCCGTTCATTGCAACATTAGGAATGATGAGCATAGCGCGCGGACTTGCATTCGCGCTAACAGGCGGAGAAACAATAAGAAATCTTCCGCCGGAATTTATTGCTACCGGACAAGGAGCTATACTAAATATTCCAATTCCAATTTTAATCTTGATAATATTCGCTATCGCTATCGGGTACTTCCTCAAATCGACAAAATGGGGAAGATATGTTTATGCAATCGGCGGAAACGAAGAAGCGTCGTTCTTCAGCGGGGTTAATGTTGGGAAAATGAAAATTTTTGTTTACACTTTATGCGGACTTGCGGCCGGCATTGCCGGGGTTTTATTCACTGCGCGCTTCGGTGTCGGTCAGTCAACATCCGGTCTCGGTTATGAACTCGATGTTATCGCGGCGGCTGTGATTGGCGGAGTAAGTTTGAGCGGAGGACGGGGAACAATCGTTGGTGTTATTATCGGCTCTTTATTGATGGGGATTTTACGAAACGGTTTGGTTCTTCTGAATGTCTCAGCTTACTGGCAGCAAGTTGCAATCGGACTTGTAATTTTGTTAGCTGTGATATTAGATAGGAAGACGAAACGGTGA
- a CDS encoding D-cysteine desulfhydrase family protein, translating to MIDEKEFKHFPKFTFSLLPTPLQKLENISRELGINLYCKRDDLTSFAFGGNKTRKLDYLIADAKNKGCDTLIASGAVQSNFCRLAAAAGKSVNMKVHLVLGGDESNESKGNLLIGNLFDPEILFIKSPDWNEWELFADNLQKELEHSGKMVYRLPIGGSTPVGALGYVDAFKEIMDDCRRMGISIRKIIHATSSGGTQAGLITGKELMNWSGKIIGIGVAKTDSILTDEVFSLAGRTGKLLDLKIEKKNVLIDSSFMGDAYGVKTAESTEAINYFAQLEGIMLDNVYSGKAAAAVIEYARKGIFEPGENILFLHTGGNIELFS from the coding sequence ATGATTGATGAAAAAGAGTTTAAGCACTTTCCAAAATTTACTTTTTCACTTCTGCCAACTCCTCTTCAGAAGCTTGAGAATATTTCAAGGGAATTGGGAATTAACCTTTATTGTAAGCGGGACGATCTGACCAGTTTTGCATTCGGTGGAAATAAAACACGCAAATTAGATTATCTTATTGCCGATGCTAAAAACAAAGGGTGCGACACTTTAATCGCATCGGGTGCGGTACAATCGAATTTTTGTCGGCTTGCCGCCGCGGCAGGAAAATCTGTCAACATGAAAGTTCATCTTGTATTGGGAGGGGATGAAAGCAACGAATCGAAAGGTAATTTGCTGATCGGAAATTTGTTCGATCCGGAAATTCTCTTTATCAAATCCCCCGACTGGAATGAGTGGGAGTTGTTTGCAGATAATTTACAAAAAGAGTTGGAACATTCCGGCAAAATGGTTTACCGATTGCCGATAGGCGGTTCTACGCCTGTGGGAGCTTTAGGTTATGTGGATGCTTTCAAAGAAATTATGGATGATTGTAGGCGGATGGGAATATCGATCCGGAAAATAATCCATGCTACATCATCAGGCGGAACTCAAGCCGGTCTGATCACCGGAAAAGAATTGATGAATTGGAGCGGAAAAATTATCGGAATAGGTGTAGCTAAAACTGATTCGATTCTGACAGATGAAGTTTTTTCCCTCGCCGGTAGAACAGGAAAGCTTCTGGATCTGAAAATCGAAAAAAAGAATGTACTGATTGATTCATCATTTATGGGTGATGCTTACGGTGTTAAAACAGCAGAATCTACAGAAGCAATAAATTATTTTGCGCAATTGGAGGGAATAATGCTTGATAATGTTTACTCCGGAAAAGCAGCAGCCGCGGTAATTGAATATGCCCGGAAAGGTATATTCGAACCGGGAGAAAATATATTATTCTTACATACAGGAGGAAATATCGAGTTATTCAGTTGA
- a CDS encoding SpoIIE family protein phosphatase: MTRYHERLRHNILFETISDAAFKTVAGNMEEKHFQAGDIILEDNANGNELFLLVEGRVSIIKQTKTGELKMLALLHAGDFFGELELIDGRARSARVTAFDNCTVYTLNKFVFDDLLTKNHPFALRVMQVLSLRLRATNNHFISELEKHTQQWKQEVEKLEKLIEATKNVNSTLDLDKLLKIILDTALNIVDGDRGTLYLVEEDRNELWSKLFVGKERVTIKLPIGKGIAGYVAATGDTLNIEDAYVDPRFNPDVDKKTGYRTKTILCMPLKNKAGKIVGVLQLLNKRKGGFTQEDEQFLRALSIHAAIAIENARLYESEKAYQQMREEVRLAAKIQLDLLPKSNPKIFGYDIAAISIPAKEVGGDYYDFINLDNTHIGICLGDVSGKGLPASLLMANLQATLRGQSFGECSPKKCLNRSNSLLYRSTSSDKFVTLFYSMLDTDQNRLVYSNAGHENPILLRSKDKTIRLNKGGVVLGIMDNFPYEEEEVEIQHGDFLTIYSDGISEAMNSKDEMFGEERLEKILSAYKNEPAEKIIESVVDAVKKFAGGRAQSDDITILIIKRN; the protein is encoded by the coding sequence ATGACCCGCTATCACGAAAGATTACGACACAATATACTTTTCGAAACAATTTCAGATGCGGCATTCAAAACCGTTGCCGGCAACATGGAGGAAAAACATTTTCAAGCCGGTGATATTATACTCGAAGACAACGCGAACGGGAATGAATTGTTTCTGCTGGTAGAAGGACGGGTATCAATTATCAAGCAAACAAAAACCGGTGAATTGAAAATGCTCGCGCTTCTGCATGCCGGTGATTTCTTCGGTGAATTGGAATTGATCGATGGTCGTGCGCGTTCAGCACGAGTTACAGCGTTCGATAATTGCACGGTTTATACTCTTAACAAATTTGTCTTTGATGATCTTCTTACCAAGAACCATCCCTTCGCTTTGCGGGTAATGCAGGTTTTAAGTTTGAGGTTGCGCGCAACGAACAACCATTTTATCAGCGAACTTGAAAAACATACACAGCAGTGGAAACAGGAAGTAGAAAAATTAGAAAAACTGATTGAAGCCACAAAAAATGTAAACTCAACGCTTGATCTTGATAAACTTCTGAAAATCATTCTTGATACAGCATTAAACATTGTTGACGGCGACAGGGGAACACTTTATCTTGTTGAAGAGGATCGAAATGAATTGTGGTCGAAACTTTTTGTCGGAAAAGAAAGAGTGACTATAAAACTTCCGATAGGCAAAGGAATTGCAGGGTATGTTGCGGCAACAGGTGATACGCTGAATATTGAAGATGCTTATGTGGATCCGCGGTTTAACCCGGATGTTGACAAAAAAACCGGATACCGAACAAAAACAATTTTATGTATGCCTTTAAAAAATAAAGCAGGAAAAATTGTCGGTGTTCTGCAATTGTTGAATAAGCGAAAGGGAGGGTTCACGCAGGAAGATGAGCAATTTTTACGCGCGTTATCAATCCATGCCGCAATTGCGATTGAGAATGCACGTCTTTATGAATCTGAAAAAGCGTATCAACAAATGCGAGAAGAGGTGCGGCTTGCCGCAAAGATACAGCTTGACCTTCTCCCTAAATCAAATCCAAAAATTTTTGGATATGACATTGCGGCCATATCAATCCCCGCAAAAGAAGTTGGAGGGGATTATTACGATTTCATAAATCTTGATAATACACATATCGGTATTTGTCTCGGCGATGTGTCGGGCAAGGGACTTCCGGCATCGCTTTTGATGGCGAATCTTCAGGCAACATTACGCGGACAGTCGTTCGGAGAGTGTTCACCAAAAAAATGTTTAAATCGCTCCAACAGTTTGCTTTATAGAAGTACAAGCTCCGATAAATTTGTAACATTATTTTACAGCATGCTGGATACGGATCAGAATCGACTTGTCTATTCAAATGCCGGCCACGAAAACCCGATTCTGTTAAGATCGAAAGATAAAACAATAAGGCTTAACAAGGGGGGAGTTGTCCTCGGGATTATGGATAATTTTCCCTATGAGGAAGAAGAAGTTGAAATCCAACACGGTGATTTTCTTACAATCTATTCGGACGGAATCTCGGAGGCGATGAACAGTAAAGATGAAATGTTCGGCGAAGAGAGACTTGAAAAGATTTTATCGGCATATAAAAATGAACCTGCTGAAAAAATAATCGAATCGGTTGTGGACGCAGTGAAAAAATTTGCAGGTGGTAGAGCTCAGTCGGATGATATCACGATCCTGATTATCAAACGGAATTAA
- a CDS encoding alpha/beta fold hydrolase, producing the protein MTFYNKRKLSILVLLLIFANCLLSQTRTDLYIETVHKDTLDATYYVPTTPKPANGYPAILFVHGFSLSKDWDTSNCSFYSKSGYFTMCYSVRGHGKSTGGSTIMSTKERSDLADVVNFLKSLPEVDTNKIGLSGGSQGGLHGLWAIADDLPVRAVSSDVIVPHWASDMLMNGSIRRTVLLLHQSNIGVRFDPIRDTLWNYIRTDDYDAFASKFIPGRDIDTSQLNNKSIPSLRLLKWQDHYFSADDGIKSFADYGGMKKLYLGTHGHFSDVNSMESSYQHSIVSRWLDYFLKDVQNGILDEPTYTYAYSHLPMDSLGYFSWTRNQEVAYPPAGITENKFYLAPDSMLLFSTPTHSDTFTLLNNYLNPAYTFDTAYIEGFRGSRFNVLLPKKTISFTSPVLWEDIIWIGTPRVKFFVQSDYEKFPLHIQIYEVDSEGNKYFINRINYTARHWIPGESKWIEIDGIAHAHKFLKGSRIRIEITNIDKTNRKYLGDYPFVVPMLSQTGANIMVDEVHPAYIAIPMIGDPTSVVLASDFIPDRFELSQNYPNPFNPSTKINYQLPIDGWVTIDVYNVLGQEVMTLINEYKRIGKYEVGFNGEKLSSGVYFYRLIIQPFDGSRAFTKIRKMMLVK; encoded by the coding sequence ATGACGTTCTACAATAAACGAAAATTATCAATCTTAGTATTGTTGCTTATCTTTGCGAATTGTTTGCTTTCCCAAACACGCACAGATTTATATATTGAGACGGTACACAAAGATACTCTTGATGCAACTTACTATGTTCCGACCACACCAAAACCTGCAAACGGTTATCCGGCAATTCTTTTCGTGCATGGATTCAGCTTATCAAAGGATTGGGATACTTCGAACTGTTCGTTTTATTCGAAGAGCGGCTATTTCACAATGTGTTACAGCGTACGCGGTCACGGAAAATCCACAGGTGGTTCAACCATCATGTCTACTAAAGAACGATCGGATCTTGCAGATGTTGTAAATTTTCTCAAGTCATTGCCGGAAGTTGATACAAATAAAATCGGACTTTCCGGCGGTTCGCAAGGCGGACTGCATGGCTTATGGGCTATCGCCGACGATCTTCCCGTGCGGGCTGTTTCATCCGATGTAATTGTGCCCCACTGGGCTTCGGACATGCTTATGAACGGTTCAATACGGCGAACAGTTCTTTTACTTCATCAATCTAATATCGGCGTTCGATTTGATCCCATAAGAGATACACTCTGGAACTATATTAGAACAGACGATTACGATGCTTTTGCATCAAAATTTATTCCCGGAAGAGATATCGACACTTCTCAGTTGAACAATAAATCGATTCCATCTCTCCGCTTATTGAAATGGCAGGATCACTACTTTTCTGCTGATGATGGAATAAAGTCTTTTGCGGATTATGGAGGGATGAAAAAACTTTATTTGGGAACTCACGGACATTTTTCCGATGTGAACAGTATGGAAAGTTCATACCAGCATTCTATTGTAAGCAGGTGGTTAGATTATTTTCTTAAGGATGTCCAAAACGGAATTCTTGATGAACCAACCTACACTTATGCGTACAGTCATCTACCGATGGATTCACTCGGATATTTTTCATGGACGAGGAATCAGGAAGTTGCTTATCCTCCCGCGGGAATAACTGAGAATAAATTTTATCTTGCCCCCGACTCCATGCTTTTATTTTCAACCCCAACCCATTCAGATACATTTACACTTTTGAACAACTATTTGAATCCTGCCTACACATTTGATACGGCGTATATAGAAGGATTCAGAGGTTCCAGATTTAATGTACTGCTTCCTAAAAAAACCATTTCGTTCACTTCACCGGTATTATGGGAAGATATAATATGGATCGGAACACCGAGAGTGAAATTTTTCGTGCAATCTGATTATGAAAAGTTTCCTCTTCATATTCAGATATATGAAGTTGACAGCGAAGGGAACAAATACTTTATAAACCGGATCAATTATACCGCAAGGCATTGGATTCCGGGAGAAAGCAAGTGGATTGAGATTGATGGTATTGCACATGCGCATAAATTCTTGAAGGGAAGCCGGATAAGAATAGAGATTACAAACATTGATAAAACAAACCGGAAATATTTAGGAGATTATCCGTTTGTTGTGCCTATGTTAAGTCAGACCGGAGCAAATATTATGGTAGATGAAGTACATCCGGCATACATTGCAATTCCGATGATCGGCGACCCGACCTCGGTAGTTTTAGCGAGTGACTTTATACCTGACCGATTCGAGCTTTCGCAAAACTATCCTAATCCATTCAATCCATCGACAAAAATCAATTATCAATTGCCAATTGATGGTTGGGTAACGATAGATGTATATAATGTGCTCGGGCAAGAAGTAATGACATTGATTAATGAATATAAGAGGATAGGAAAATATGAAGTTGGATTTAACGGCGAGAAGTTATCGAGTGGTGTGTATTTTTATCGTTTAATAATTCAACCGTTTGATGGCTCGCGGGCATTCACAAAAATTCGAAAGATGATGCTGGTAAAATAA
- a CDS encoding DUF2721 domain-containing protein, which translates to MPDTPVTAIQAIQAILAPALGISAVGLLLLSLSNRYSTIINRIRLLNDEKRRYSRQIGEKGDLTYPDNIRFMSISKQTEELLYRSKFVRNAILSLQLAIGLFVLSSVIIALNLFTSAEFLKIAPLIVFIIGMCCVLVAVLFYGMDVYRSYKIILLEVRGEE; encoded by the coding sequence ATGCCTGACACTCCGGTAACTGCAATTCAAGCAATTCAAGCGATTTTAGCGCCTGCCCTGGGAATTTCTGCGGTCGGTTTACTCTTATTAAGTTTAAGTAATCGCTATTCAACCATTATCAATCGCATCCGTTTGCTGAACGATGAGAAACGAAGATATTCCCGTCAAATAGGTGAGAAGGGAGATTTAACATATCCGGATAACATCCGATTCATGAGCATCTCAAAACAAACCGAAGAACTTTTGTATCGAAGCAAGTTCGTAAGAAACGCGATACTCTCACTTCAATTAGCGATAGGATTATTCGTGCTTTCATCGGTTATTATCGCTTTGAATTTATTCACATCGGCAGAATTTTTAAAAATCGCCCCGCTTATTGTCTTCATTATTGGAATGTGTTGTGTTTTGGTTGCGGTTTTGTTTTATGGTATGGATGTTTACCGCTCTTACAAGATTATTTTATTGGAAGTTCGGGGGGAAGAATAA